The Changchengzhania lutea genomic sequence CTGAAAAATCCAATGAAATTACGGCCATACCAAAACTACTGGAACTAATTACTGTAAAAGGATGTGTAGTTACCATTGATGCCATGGGCTGTCAAAAGGCTATTGCAGAAACTATTATTAAACAAGAAGCAGATTACATCTTAGCTGTAAAAGAAAACCAAAAGCAATTGCATCAAGATATTCTAGACGAATTTCGCTTTGGCAAGACTATAGATAGCCATACCGATGAAGATCTGGGACACGGCAGGATAGAAACACGAAAATGTAGTGTTATCAATGACTTTAAATTTATTGAAGACCAAGATAAATGGACAGGGCTGGAAAGTATAGTAAAAGTAGAAAGTATTAGAGAATTTAAAAACTCCGACAAGCCAACAGAAACAGCTACAAGATATTATATATCAAGTGTGAAAACAGATGCAAAAGCACTACAGAAAATGATACGCTTACATTGGGGAATTGAAAACAAACTACATTGGGTACTCGATGTGGCTTTCTCTGAAGACGCCTCAAGAAAAAGAGCTGGTAATGCTGCCCAAAATTTCTCTATACTAAGCAAAATTGCACTAAACTTGCTAAGAAAAGATAAACAAACCAAGCAAGGACTAAAAGGAAAAAGGCTAAAAGCGGCTTACAATAACAACTATCTTATTAAGATCTTAGGAATAAAAGTGTGAGTTTGCCCTGCAATTAACTACAGAATCCACATGACTTTATTTTTTATCTATACTAATTCTTTTTAAGTAATTATGTCTACGTAATGTAAGAAGGTCTTTTCAGAATTACAATTACAAAGAAAGTAATACAACAATGACTATACGGTTTAATGGAAATGTCATAAATTGCCTTCTGTTAAAAATTTGATTGTCACAAAA encodes the following:
- a CDS encoding ISAs1 family transposase, whose product is MNKFKSIFSKINDPRSDINKLHNLEDILLIGIISVICAADSWKDMETYAKAKVDFLRSFLDLPNGTPSDDTFNRVFSSIDSEQFETCFIDWVSNLIDITAGEVIPIDGKTLRGAKSNGKKSPFHMVSAWASKNNMVLGQVKVSEKSNEITAIPKLLELITVKGCVVTIDAMGCQKAIAETIIKQEADYILAVKENQKQLHQDILDEFRFGKTIDSHTDEDLGHGRIETRKCSVINDFKFIEDQDKWTGLESIVKVESIREFKNSDKPTETATRYYISSVKTDAKALQKMIRLHWGIENKLHWVLDVAFSEDASRKRAGNAAQNFSILSKIALNLLRKDKQTKQGLKGKRLKAAYNNNYLIKILGIKV